In the Pungitius pungitius chromosome 5, fPunPun2.1, whole genome shotgun sequence genome, one interval contains:
- the LOC119224558 gene encoding rabphilin-3A-like, which translates to MTDAVVSSSSDRWQSNDRQRTKHASDNEQGNWTMQPGPSPAPDLTDEEKEIINNVIARAEKMEAMEQERIGRLINRLDDMKKTVCGDGQSRCLLCGEQFGSPGVSSVVCEDCKKNMCTKCGTQCSSRPRAVWLCKICREQREVWKRSGAWFFKGFPKQFLPSPMPLTKTMDTGAKEVAKPKEPRASEPRKTVIQPQSAAPEPQGRGGYPPVAPKPSVARMATGGAGPEEAGQGSPVVIKKMIPTQSSRTPSAASATVGQQGPAAGDGGAYSSGAVPPEQRMPPAAREDRRQPAAHGAPPARQQPPPAEEEEEANDYDSDEATTLGSLEFSLLYEQENNSLHCSILKAKGLKPMDSNGLADPYVKLHLLPGASKSNKLRTKTLRNTRNPAWNETLTYHGLTDDDMQRKTLRLSVCDEDKFGHNEFIGETRVALKKLKLNQKKNFNVCLERVIPTKRTATAGGARGIALYEDEPGKEGGEVEERGRILISLMYSTQQSRLLVGVVRCVHLAAMDANGYSDPYVKICLKPDMGKKAKCKTQIKKRTLNPEFNEEFGYEIKHSELAKKSLAISVWDYDIGKSNDYIGGCQLGITAKGERLKHWYECLKNKDKRIERWHTLYNENPVTSD; encoded by the exons ATGACGGACGCGGTGGTGAGCAGTAGTTCGGATCGCTGGCAGTCCAACGACAGGCAGAGGACCAAACACGCCAG TGACAATGAGCA GGGGAACTGGACAATGCAGCCAGGTCCCAGTCCTGCTCCAGACCTAAcagatgaagagaaagagatCATAAACAATGTTATTGCACGTGCCGAGAAAATGGAGGCCATGGAGCAGGAAAGAATTGG GCGCTTGATTAACCGCCTGGACGACATGAAGAAGACTGTGTGTGGGGATGGACAGTCCCGCTGCTTGCTGTGTGGGGAGCAGTTCGGATCACCAGGTGTTAGCTCAGTGGTGTGCGAGGACTGCAAAAAG AACATGTGTACCAAGTGTGGTACACAGTGTAGCAGTCGACCACGTGCTGTGTGGCTATGCAAGATCTGCAGAGAACAGCGAGAG GTGTGGAAGAGGTCTGGTGCCTGGTTCTTCAAAGGTTTTCCCAAACAGTTCTTGCCATCGCCAATGCCATTAACTAAAACAATGGACACAGGAGCCAAGGAGGTGGCAAAGCCAAAAGAGCCTCGAGCCTCTGAGCCCAGGAAGACGGTGATCCAACCACAATCCGCAG CACCGGAGCCACAGGGCCGTGGCGGTTACCCACCTGTGGCCCCAAAACCATCTGTTGCACGCATGGCCACGGGTGGCGCCGGCCCTGAAGAGGCGGGGCAGGGCAGCCCAGTGGTGATCAAGAAGATGATTCCCACCCAGAGCTCCAGAACCCCATCTGCCGCATCAGCCACCGTGGGCCAGCAGG GTCCGGCGGCTGGAGATGGAGGGGCATACTCCTCTGGTGCAGTTCCTCCGGAGCAGAGAATGCCTCCCGCAGCGAGAGAGGACAGGAGGCAGCCCGCGGCCCACGGCGCTCCTCCTGCCCGACAGCAACCTCCcccagctgaggaggaggaggaggccaacgaCTACGACTCGGATGAAGCTA CAACTTTGGGCTCTTTAGAATTCAGTCTGCTCTATGAACAGGAAAACAACAGCCTCCATTGTAGCATTCTCAAGGCAAAG GGACTGAAGCCCATGGACTCAAATGGACTTGCAGATCCTTATGTCAAACTTCATCTGTTGCCCGGGGCTAGTAAG TCTAACAAGCTGCGCACAAAGACCTTGAGAAACACTCGCAACCCGGCGTGGAATGAGACACTCACCTACCATGGTCTGACAGATGACGACATGCAGCGTAAGACCCTCAG GCTGTCTGTCTGTGATGAAGACAAATTTGGGCATAATGAGTTTATTGGGGAAACGCGAGTGGCGCTGAAGAAACTGAAGTTGAACCAGAAGAAGAACTTCAACGTGTGTCTGGAGAGAGTTATCCCT ACGAAGAGAACTGCAACAGCCGGTGGGGCCCGAGGGATCGCTCTCTACGAAGATGAG CCGGGGAAAGAAGGCGGAGAGGTTGAGGAGCGTGGTCGGATTCTGATCTCCCTCATGTACAGCACCCAGCAGAGTCGTCTCCTCGTGGGTGTCGTACGCTGTGTTCACCTGGCCGCCATGGACGCTAATGGCTACTCTGACCCATATGTCAAAAT ATGTCTGAAACCTGACATGGGGAAGAAGGCCAAGTGCAAAACACAGATCAAGAAGAGGACTTTAAACCCAGAGTTTAATGAG GAATTCGGCTATGAGATTAAACACAGTGAACTGGCCAAGAAGAGTTTAGCTATCTCTGTGTGGGACTACGATATTGGGAAATCCAACGACTACATTG GTGGGTGTCAGCTGGGTATCACTGCCAAAGGAGAGAGGCTGAAGCACTGGTATGAGTGTCTGAAGAACAAGGACAAGAGGATTGAGCGCTGGCACACTTTGTACAATGAGAATCCCGTTACTAGTGATTAA